From the Desulfovibrio sp. JY genome, one window contains:
- a CDS encoding transglutaminase family protein: protein MLEPLSPLAAYLAPSAWIDSDHPAVAAKAAALAAGLDTDAAVAEAVFAFVRDAIHHSADYRQNPVTRAASEVLAHGTGYCYAKAHLLTALLRASGIPAGLCYQRLVLDPGKDATRYCLHGLAAVRLKDWGWYRIDPRGNKAGVDARFTPPTERLAFPVMAPGEADLPGIHAAPLPVVMEALTRHTTWNALYDALPDVSL from the coding sequence ATGCTAGAGCCGCTTTCGCCCCTTGCCGCCTACCTTGCCCCGTCCGCCTGGATCGACAGCGACCATCCGGCCGTCGCGGCCAAGGCCGCCGCGCTTGCCGCCGGGCTGGACACGGACGCCGCCGTGGCCGAAGCCGTCTTCGCCTTTGTGCGCGACGCCATCCACCACAGCGCCGACTACCGCCAAAATCCCGTCACCCGCGCCGCCTCCGAGGTGCTCGCCCATGGCACGGGCTATTGCTACGCCAAGGCCCACCTGCTTACCGCCCTGCTGCGGGCAAGCGGCATCCCGGCCGGCTTGTGCTACCAGCGCCTCGTGCTCGATCCCGGCAAGGACGCCACGCGCTACTGCCTCCATGGCCTTGCCGCCGTGCGCCTCAAGGATTGGGGCTGGTACCGGATCGATCCGCGCGGCAACAAAGCCGGCGTCGATGCCCGGTTCACGCCGCCGACGGAACGGTTGGCCTTTCCCGTCATGGCTCCCGGCGAGGCCGACCTGCCCGGCATCCACGCCGCACCATTGCCCGTGGTCATGGAGGCTCTGACGCGCCACACAACATGGAACGCGCTCTACGACGCCCTGCCGGACGTATCGCTCTGA
- the pal gene encoding peptidoglycan-associated lipoprotein Pal gives MTRSRILTLAVLVLMLSLMGFGCAKKAGGPGDGSGTSWEDQEKARLEQERALREKMGQAANELAQMIHFAFNSSNLTAESRQILTRKAEIMRQYPQIKVIVEGNCDQRGTAEYNLALGERRAQAAAQYLSKLGIPADRLSTVSYGKERPLDPATTEAAYAQNRRDEFRATY, from the coding sequence ATGACGCGTTCGAGGATTTTGACTTTGGCGGTACTGGTGTTGATGCTTTCCCTTATGGGTTTTGGCTGTGCCAAAAAAGCCGGCGGCCCCGGCGATGGTTCCGGAACGAGCTGGGAAGACCAGGAAAAGGCTCGTCTGGAACAAGAGCGTGCCCTGCGGGAAAAGATGGGACAGGCCGCTAACGAACTGGCCCAGATGATTCACTTCGCCTTTAACAGCTCCAACCTGACGGCCGAATCCCGGCAGATCCTGACCCGCAAGGCCGAGATCATGCGGCAGTACCCGCAGATCAAGGTGATCGTGGAAGGGAACTGTGACCAGCGCGGCACGGCTGAGTACAACCTGGCCCTCGGCGAACGCCGTGCCCAGGCTGCCGCTCAGTACCTGAGCAAGCTGGGCATCCCCGCCGATCGGCTGTCCACCGTCAGCTACGGTAAGGAACGCCCCTTGGATCCGGCAACCACTGAGGCCGCATACGCCCAGAACCGCCGCGACGAATTCCGCGCCACCTACTAG
- a CDS encoding DUF6125 family protein, whose translation MKDESFSLPATDDAAASLAQRVVEAARQIAVHYGLWLAETAHQLGPEQAVALESQVGDAYIPLLTRRIERALGLSGDINGVLAGLGEEKLGKLLDALAVSWLAADGVWFRKVEDARGMHDAKRVNDTCWSRLGYYEALRAKAALGLPERGGLPALKAAFGARLVSRINQWEIADETPDSFVLRMVRCRVQSSRERQGLPPYPCVSGGSVEYTAFAAGIDPAIATTCVSCPPDITLPACACAWRFSTK comes from the coding sequence ATGAAAGATGAAAGTTTTTCGCTCCCGGCCACGGACGATGCGGCTGCATCCTTAGCGCAACGGGTGGTCGAGGCGGCGCGGCAGATTGCCGTGCATTACGGGCTATGGCTGGCCGAAACCGCGCATCAGTTGGGCCCGGAACAGGCCGTGGCCTTGGAATCCCAGGTCGGGGACGCCTATATTCCGCTGCTCACGCGCCGCATCGAGCGGGCGCTGGGGCTTTCCGGGGATATCAACGGCGTCTTGGCGGGGCTGGGCGAGGAAAAGCTCGGCAAGCTGCTCGACGCCCTGGCCGTTTCCTGGCTGGCGGCGGACGGGGTCTGGTTCCGCAAGGTCGAGGACGCGCGTGGCATGCATGACGCCAAGCGGGTCAACGACACCTGCTGGTCGCGCCTGGGCTATTACGAGGCCCTGCGGGCCAAGGCCGCTCTGGGACTGCCCGAGCGGGGCGGCCTCCCCGCGCTCAAGGCCGCCTTTGGCGCGCGGCTGGTTTCGCGCATCAACCAGTGGGAGATCGCGGACGAGACGCCGGATTCCTTCGTCCTGCGCATGGTGCGTTGCCGGGTGCAGTCCTCGCGCGAACGCCAGGGACTGCCGCCCTATCCGTGCGTCTCCGGCGGTTCGGTGGAGTACACGGCCTTCGCCGCCGGCATCGACCCCGCCATAGCCACCACCTGCGTCAGCTGCCCGCCGGATATCACACTTCCCGCCTGCGCCTGTGCGTGGAGATTTTCGACGAAATGA
- a CDS encoding class IV adenylate cyclase, whose product MYEAEIKFIAPPGFRLPGTRLADAVYHDVYFDTPDGTFYASGRELRLRQADGQTLFTCKNPPFDMATASKEELETTVADAQAMEAILAGLGFVRRMAYVKHCRRSRVVHDGLALELTRVTVDFADEAFVEIEHQAPDRARGLAALPVIRAYGASLGLRRECPRAYTDLFLDAQHRNITEPHPC is encoded by the coding sequence ATGTACGAAGCCGAAATCAAGTTCATCGCCCCGCCCGGGTTCCGGTTGCCGGGAACGCGTCTGGCCGACGCGGTCTATCATGACGTCTATTTCGATACGCCCGACGGGACGTTTTACGCCTCGGGCCGGGAACTGCGGCTGCGACAGGCGGACGGCCAGACGCTTTTCACCTGCAAGAATCCTCCCTTCGACATGGCCACGGCCTCCAAGGAAGAGCTGGAGACGACCGTTGCCGACGCCCAGGCCATGGAGGCCATTCTTGCCGGCCTGGGGTTCGTGCGGCGCATGGCCTACGTCAAGCATTGCCGGCGCTCCCGGGTCGTGCATGACGGCCTCGCCCTGGAGCTCACCCGGGTCACGGTGGATTTTGCCGACGAGGCGTTCGTCGAGATCGAACACCAGGCTCCGGACCGCGCCCGCGGGCTGGCCGCCCTGCCCGTCATCCGGGCCTACGGCGCATCCCTTGGCCTCAGGCGGGAGTGCCCCCGCGCGTATACGGACCTTTTCCTGGACGCACAGCACCGGAACATAACGGAGCCACACCCATGCTAG
- a CDS encoding sigma-54-dependent Fis family transcriptional regulator: MPPHTPNFPKALFEELETDKLQRRFLEALVEFQNVERGSLWIKREDGYQCIEAIGGGQSEQLVGFVVPKDKPSIVGWAIENGRMTIAEPGKDKRHFKDAESGLDVKSTLILCFPLVLKNGDVYGAVEIIDTAHGGSRLNLGKEYLELLEEFVAIGSIALGNALAFADQKNEAQKLKKLLGGIKGETPLVGKSPAFRAALEAAKNYSRTDFPVLITGESGTGKELFAREIHAQSDRKDKPFLVQNVSAIPDALLESELFGYKKGAFTGADKDKIGLFEAADGGTVFLDEIGDMPLSLQARILRVLQENEVKPLGDAKTRTVDVRVISATNRDLTRAIAEGTFREDLFYRLNVLPLKLPPLRERPEDIPELLDYFLARDAGRLCIPQKALSRDALAALKRRNFQGNVREMENLVRYLLATVSGPVIEAGDIPPPHEIGQHRDAMPAAPETAIANAPSLDLTDYTWEALERTYALALLEKHKWNVTKAARAAGVNRSTFDSRLRKLGISKE; encoded by the coding sequence ATGCCCCCCCACACTCCCAATTTTCCCAAGGCCCTGTTCGAGGAGCTGGAAACCGACAAGCTCCAGCGTCGTTTTCTGGAAGCGCTGGTGGAATTCCAGAACGTCGAGCGCGGTTCGCTTTGGATCAAGCGCGAAGACGGCTACCAGTGCATCGAGGCCATCGGCGGTGGCCAGAGCGAACAGCTCGTGGGCTTTGTCGTGCCCAAGGACAAGCCGAGCATCGTCGGCTGGGCCATCGAAAACGGCCGCATGACCATCGCCGAGCCGGGCAAGGACAAACGCCATTTCAAGGATGCGGAATCGGGCCTGGACGTCAAATCCACCCTCATTCTCTGCTTTCCGCTGGTACTCAAGAACGGCGATGTCTACGGCGCGGTCGAGATCATCGACACGGCCCACGGCGGCAGCCGGCTGAACCTGGGCAAGGAATACCTGGAGCTCCTGGAAGAATTCGTGGCCATCGGCTCCATCGCCCTGGGCAACGCCCTGGCCTTCGCCGACCAGAAAAACGAAGCCCAGAAACTCAAGAAACTCCTGGGCGGCATCAAGGGCGAGACCCCGCTCGTCGGCAAAAGCCCGGCCTTTCGCGCGGCCCTGGAAGCGGCCAAAAACTACTCGCGCACCGATTTTCCGGTGCTCATCACCGGCGAGTCCGGCACGGGCAAGGAGCTTTTCGCCCGGGAGATCCACGCCCAAAGCGACCGCAAGGACAAGCCGTTCCTGGTCCAAAACGTGTCGGCCATCCCCGACGCCCTGCTTGAATCGGAACTTTTCGGCTACAAGAAAGGCGCGTTTACCGGCGCGGACAAGGACAAGATAGGTCTTTTCGAGGCGGCGGACGGCGGCACGGTCTTCCTCGACGAGATCGGCGACATGCCGCTTTCCTTGCAGGCCCGCATCCTGCGCGTGCTCCAGGAAAACGAGGTCAAACCCCTTGGCGACGCCAAGACCCGCACCGTGGACGTGCGCGTCATCTCCGCCACCAACCGGGACCTCACCCGGGCCATCGCCGAAGGGACCTTCCGCGAGGATCTCTTTTACCGCTTGAACGTCCTGCCGCTCAAGCTGCCGCCTCTGCGTGAACGGCCCGAGGACATCCCGGAACTGCTGGACTATTTCCTGGCCCGCGACGCCGGTCGGCTGTGCATTCCGCAAAAGGCCCTCTCGCGCGACGCCCTGGCCGCCCTCAAGCGCCGCAACTTCCAGGGCAACGTCCGGGAGATGGAAAACCTGGTGCGCTACCTGCTCGCCACCGTTTCCGGCCCGGTCATCGAGGCCGGCGACATCCCGCCGCCACACGAGATCGGCCAGCACCGCGACGCCATGCCCGCCGCGCCCGAGACAGCCATAGCCAACGCCCCCAGCCTCGACCTGACGGACTATACCTGGGAAGCCCTCGAGCGGACTTACGCCCTGGCGCTGCTTGAAAAACACAAATGGAACGTGACCAAGGCCGCCCGGGCCGCCGGCGTCAACCGCTCCACCTTCGACTCCCGCCTGCGCAAGCTCGGCATCAGCAAGGAGTAA
- a CDS encoding LysE family translocator, which translates to MFDYSFGHWSTFFLAAFLLNISPGPDMAFILSHTVKGGKKAGTAAMFGIWTGAFCHVLLAALGLTAIVATSATAFSVVKWAGVAYLLWLGVHALRSDGGSLLIDKKAKPKSIGAVFRQGVFIDLLNPKVATFFLAFLPQFVVNGAGPVWAQLMIHGVLIIAVAVFVEPPIILLSDRVAERLRQSHSLRLWLDRVLGLVLVSLGIKLAMSER; encoded by the coding sequence ATGTTTGACTACTCTTTCGGCCATTGGTCGACTTTTTTTCTCGCCGCTTTTTTGCTGAATATTTCACCAGGCCCGGATATGGCCTTTATTTTGAGCCATACGGTGAAAGGCGGGAAAAAAGCCGGGACCGCCGCGATGTTTGGGATTTGGACAGGAGCGTTCTGTCACGTCCTGCTGGCCGCATTGGGGCTCACGGCGATCGTCGCCACTTCCGCCACGGCCTTTTCCGTCGTCAAGTGGGCTGGCGTCGCCTATTTGCTCTGGCTCGGCGTACACGCCCTTCGTTCCGACGGCGGCTCGCTGCTCATAGACAAGAAGGCCAAGCCCAAAAGTATCGGTGCGGTGTTTCGGCAAGGCGTTTTTATTGATTTGCTCAATCCAAAAGTCGCCACCTTTTTTCTGGCTTTTCTGCCCCAGTTTGTCGTGAACGGCGCGGGTCCCGTCTGGGCGCAACTCATGATCCACGGCGTCCTGATCATTGCCGTCGCCGTGTTTGTGGAGCCTCCGATAATTCTGCTGAGCGACAGGGTCGCGGAAAGATTGCGCCAAAGCCATTCCCTCAGACTTTGGCTGGACCGCGTTCTCGGGCTCGTGCTCGTTTCTCTTGGAATCAAGCTGGCAATGTCCGAGCGGTGA
- the tolA gene encoding cell envelope integrity protein TolA, protein MRVLGWIFSIFLHLTVVLASLVFINIEPVKFQLNVPVYEVDLVSLGAPGLPPGEAGLPPGPKGPGDRPQPGPPEPEGGPGDAAEAQLPEPAKAPAEPAKPTTPEPVAAVPQAPEPEPKSEPKTEPKPEPKVEPKTDFKKLEEATKKAEEIQKKAAEAKKIEEIKKAELLKKAEDAKKAEEKKKADEARKAEEAKKKVEEAKKAEEAKKKADEAKKKAEDAKKAEEAKKAADAKKAEDAKKAADAKKAAEAAKAAAAAKDAASAKDVLAKALKEAKAKAGQGGGKGTGKGSAGGDPLAKALADARRMAGGGGGGGGSGGGGGGSGVTMGVYAQIVNREVKKNWRFPQSGARQPLIAVVEVHIDKNGRILEYRLVQSSGQTSFDASTVKAASETDTLPPPPPGLNVLQLRFSSQELGR, encoded by the coding sequence ATGCGCGTTCTTGGCTGGATATTTTCCATCTTCCTGCACCTGACGGTGGTGCTGGCAAGCCTCGTCTTCATCAATATCGAGCCGGTCAAATTCCAGCTCAACGTTCCCGTGTACGAAGTCGACCTCGTCTCGCTTGGCGCGCCCGGCCTGCCCCCCGGCGAGGCCGGCCTGCCGCCGGGGCCCAAGGGTCCGGGAGACCGGCCCCAGCCCGGTCCGCCCGAACCCGAGGGAGGACCCGGCGATGCCGCCGAGGCGCAACTGCCCGAGCCGGCCAAGGCTCCGGCCGAACCGGCCAAGCCCACCACACCCGAACCCGTGGCCGCCGTGCCCCAGGCGCCGGAACCGGAGCCCAAATCCGAGCCCAAGACCGAACCGAAGCCCGAGCCCAAGGTCGAGCCCAAGACGGATTTTAAAAAGCTCGAGGAAGCGACGAAGAAGGCCGAGGAAATCCAAAAGAAGGCCGCCGAGGCCAAAAAGATCGAGGAAATCAAAAAGGCCGAGTTGCTCAAAAAGGCCGAGGATGCCAAGAAGGCCGAAGAGAAAAAGAAAGCCGACGAGGCCAGGAAAGCCGAAGAGGCCAAGAAGAAGGTAGAGGAAGCTAAAAAGGCCGAGGAAGCCAAGAAAAAGGCGGACGAGGCGAAAAAGAAGGCCGAGGACGCCAAGAAGGCTGAAGAGGCCAAGAAGGCCGCTGACGCCAAAAAAGCCGAGGACGCGAAAAAAGCCGCTGACGCCAAGAAAGCGGCGGAAGCGGCCAAGGCGGCCGCGGCGGCCAAGGATGCGGCTTCCGCCAAGGACGTCCTGGCCAAGGCGCTCAAGGAGGCCAAGGCCAAGGCCGGACAGGGCGGCGGCAAAGGCACGGGCAAGGGCTCGGCTGGCGGTGATCCCCTGGCCAAGGCCCTGGCGGACGCCCGTCGCATGGCCGGCGGAGGCGGCGGTGGCGGTGGCAGCGGAGGAGGCGGCGGCGGCAGCGGCGTCACCATGGGGGTCTACGCCCAGATCGTCAACCGCGAGGTCAAAAAGAACTGGCGCTTCCCGCAAAGCGGCGCCCGGCAGCCGCTTATAGCCGTCGTGGAAGTGCACATCGACAAGAACGGGCGTATCCTCGAATATCGGCTGGTGCAGTCCTCCGGCCAGACCAGTTTCGACGCTTCGACCGTCAAGGCCGCGTCCGAGACGGACACGCTGCCGCCGCCGCCGCCGGGGCTGAACGTCCTGCAACTGCGGTTCAGCTCCCAGGAGCTTGGGCGGTAG
- a CDS encoding GNAT family N-acetyltransferase — protein MQLQTINECSGVDWQAIADILKRVGMASYAPEVHAKAFEASQATVFIYDAGKLIGFGRAISDGAYQAAIYDCAVLPEYQGRKIGAMIMRNLLDAVAGCNVILYAAPGKEGFYRKQGFSNMRTGMAKFVKAEAMREKGFTE, from the coding sequence ATGCAATTACAAACTATAAATGAATGCTCCGGCGTCGACTGGCAAGCCATTGCGGATATTCTCAAACGCGTCGGCATGGCCTCCTATGCGCCGGAAGTCCATGCCAAAGCGTTTGAAGCGAGCCAGGCAACCGTGTTTATTTACGATGCGGGGAAGCTGATCGGATTTGGTCGGGCGATTTCCGATGGGGCCTATCAGGCCGCAATATATGACTGCGCGGTCCTGCCGGAATACCAGGGCCGGAAAATCGGCGCCATGATCATGCGAAACCTCCTGGACGCCGTTGCCGGGTGCAATGTCATTCTCTATGCCGCCCCCGGGAAAGAAGGCTTTTATCGAAAACAGGGCTTCAGCAACATGCGGACAGGCATGGCAAAGTTTGTAAAGGCCGAGGCCATGCGGGAAAAAGGATTTACCGAATAG
- a CDS encoding isoprenylcysteine carboxylmethyltransferase family protein, with product MKQQLTRKGIKYLLAPFRWTLFMMIVFFVAAGRLDIPRAWLAFGLHFIGAVLGALLMYRFAPELANQRASAGHGTKGWDKAILTIYFFLLLVGIPLTAGLDVGRYQWSELHDMGLGLICYLLFFLLFYWAMLTNKFFEGTSRIQTDRDHRVIRFGPYAYVRHPGYLAMLFASVSDALIIGSLYALIPSCLAVGVTIVRTSLEDKMLRSELDGYAEYAATVKYRLIPGLW from the coding sequence ATGAAACAGCAGCTGACCAGGAAAGGTATCAAATATCTTCTGGCACCATTTCGCTGGACCTTATTCATGATGATCGTATTTTTTGTCGCTGCGGGAAGATTGGATATCCCCAGGGCATGGCTTGCTTTCGGCCTTCATTTTATTGGAGCGGTGTTGGGGGCGTTGCTCATGTATCGCTTCGCGCCTGAACTGGCGAATCAGAGAGCGTCGGCCGGGCATGGAACGAAAGGTTGGGACAAAGCGATCCTGACGATCTATTTCTTTCTGTTGCTGGTGGGGATTCCGCTTACGGCAGGATTGGATGTCGGGAGATATCAGTGGTCCGAGTTGCATGACATGGGTCTTGGGCTTATATGCTATCTTCTTTTCTTCCTTCTCTTCTACTGGGCAATGCTGACAAATAAATTTTTCGAGGGGACCTCTCGAATTCAGACGGATCGAGATCATAGGGTCATTCGTTTTGGCCCGTATGCGTATGTGCGACATCCCGGTTATCTCGCAATGCTCTTCGCCAGCGTGTCGGATGCGTTGATCATCGGTTCGCTCTATGCCTTGATCCCGAGCTGCCTTGCCGTCGGCGTCACGATTGTGCGCACAAGCCTTGAGGATAAAATGCTCCGGAGTGAATTGGACGGTTACGCCGAATATGCCGCGACAGTAAAATATCGCTTGATTCCTGGCCTATGGTAG
- a CDS encoding GNAT family N-acetyltransferase: MKIKYADKKDYPELVEVWESSVRATHHFLKDADIAFLKPLLLEQYFDAVKLRCVKNEQGNILGFCGVSEKKLEMLFVLPQNRGQGIGSFLCKHAIENMDIAYVDVNEQNPQAIAFYEHIGFRRIGRSSVDGQGKPFPLLHMKLA, encoded by the coding sequence ATGAAGATCAAATATGCTGACAAAAAAGACTATCCCGAATTGGTGGAAGTATGGGAATCTTCCGTTCGGGCGACGCATCATTTCCTGAAAGATGCAGATATTGCCTTTTTAAAGCCATTGCTTCTTGAGCAATATTTTGATGCTGTAAAATTACGATGCGTCAAAAATGAGCAAGGCAACATTCTTGGCTTCTGCGGCGTCTCCGAGAAGAAACTTGAAATGCTCTTTGTGTTGCCCCAAAACAGAGGGCAAGGCATCGGTTCTTTTCTGTGCAAGCATGCAATCGAAAATATGGATATTGCCTACGTTGATGTAAACGAGCAGAATCCGCAGGCAATCGCATTCTATGAGCACATTGGTTTCCGACGCATCGGACGTTCATCGGTCGATGGCCAGGGAAAGCCCTTTCCCTTACTGCACATGAAGCTGGCCTGA
- a CDS encoding DMT family transporter has product MAGQGRAAAGLLAVTALLWSTGGLAIKLVPMPPMAVTGGRSLLAALLLVALFRSRLDFRPTKPFLCAALGYAGLLVTNVVATRLTTAANAILLAYTAPVYVALLAPAVLGERTRPADWAFVAVTVGGMALFFLDRLSPEGFWGNVLAVGTGLSYAVFTLGMRAGRAGSPVSAVIAGHLLTAAVGLPFLVRELPLSGEALLGLSYLGIVQQGLSLALYVWCIKRLRALTAICIMTLEPIFNPVFVALGYGELPGKWAMVGGMVVVGAVTLRSLAAARR; this is encoded by the coding sequence ATGGCCGGCCAGGGACGGGCGGCCGCCGGGCTTTTGGCCGTCACGGCGCTTTTGTGGAGTACCGGGGGGCTTGCCATAAAGCTCGTGCCCATGCCTCCCATGGCGGTCACGGGCGGGCGCAGTCTGCTTGCCGCACTGCTGCTTGTGGCGCTTTTTCGGAGCAGGCTCGACTTTCGTCCGACAAAGCCCTTTTTGTGCGCGGCCCTGGGCTATGCCGGCCTGCTTGTCACCAACGTGGTCGCCACTCGGCTGACAACAGCCGCCAACGCCATCCTGCTGGCCTACACCGCGCCGGTCTACGTGGCGCTTTTGGCTCCGGCGGTGCTCGGCGAACGCACGCGCCCGGCGGACTGGGCCTTTGTCGCGGTCACGGTGGGGGGCATGGCGCTTTTTTTCCTGGACAGGCTGTCGCCGGAAGGCTTCTGGGGCAACGTGCTGGCCGTGGGCACGGGGCTGTCCTACGCGGTTTTCACCCTCGGCATGCGGGCCGGCCGGGCGGGATCGCCGGTTTCGGCGGTCATTGCCGGCCATTTGCTGACCGCCGCCGTGGGCCTGCCCTTTCTGGTGCGCGAACTGCCGCTTTCCGGGGAGGCGCTTTTGGGGCTGTCCTATCTCGGCATCGTGCAGCAGGGGCTGTCGTTGGCGCTTTACGTCTGGTGCATCAAGCGGTTGCGGGCCTTGACCGCGATTTGCATCATGACCCTGGAGCCGATTTTCAACCCGGTGTTCGTCGCCCTGGGCTACGGTGAACTGCCCGGCAAATGGGCCATGGTCGGCGGCATGGTGGTTGTCGGCGCGGTGACGCTGCGCAGTCTGGCCGCCGCGCGTCGGTAG
- a CDS encoding TolB family protein, whose amino-acid sequence MTTRVHKRIISVFGALFMLLGILSGRAPAQTSLAVDIQGPGQAKMNLVQARPFADGGQLTPADKLQDLINKDLQFLPFLQLVPPSNIPGQIGGAKAEQIDFKPFGMAKIDVLVTSQWSPGGNLGNVELRAFEVYSQKVIVGKGYDSVTDAQLPDIADRFCMELMAALTGQGGFFNSQIAFVKPSSGKGTDIWTVRPTGRGLTRVTHYNELGMAESPSWSFDGRRIAFTLIGSRSHYLGVWSGGGKPQVYTLPSTNVVSPRFLPSGQIAVSLRVHGKADIYLLNANHQPGRVLAGGPGINVSPSFDASGRLMAFVNDQAGNPNIYLQDVGGGSPRRITTSGYNTNPSISPDGKLIAFTKQLGGGQKVFVHDMTTGQETQVTSGGGSDENPSFSPDGYFIVFSSTRSGQKKLYVTTRHGTPPIKIPTGDGVAQMPCWGPLPQ is encoded by the coding sequence ATGACCACGCGCGTGCATAAGCGAATCATCAGTGTTTTCGGGGCACTCTTTATGCTTTTGGGCATCCTGTCCGGACGGGCCCCGGCCCAGACTTCCCTGGCCGTGGATATCCAGGGGCCGGGACAGGCCAAGATGAACCTGGTCCAGGCCAGGCCTTTTGCCGACGGCGGACAGCTCACACCGGCCGACAAACTGCAGGACCTTATCAACAAGGACCTGCAGTTTCTGCCATTCTTGCAACTGGTGCCGCCTTCCAACATCCCCGGCCAGATCGGCGGGGCCAAGGCGGAACAGATCGATTTCAAGCCCTTCGGCATGGCCAAGATCGACGTGCTCGTCACCTCCCAATGGTCACCCGGCGGCAACCTCGGCAATGTGGAGCTGCGCGCTTTCGAGGTCTATTCCCAGAAAGTGATCGTCGGCAAAGGCTATGACAGCGTCACCGACGCCCAATTGCCCGATATCGCCGATCGGTTCTGCATGGAACTCATGGCCGCGCTCACCGGCCAGGGCGGCTTCTTCAATTCCCAGATCGCCTTCGTGAAACCCAGCTCCGGCAAGGGCACCGACATCTGGACCGTGCGCCCCACCGGCCGGGGGCTGACCCGCGTCACCCACTACAACGAGCTCGGTATGGCCGAAAGCCCGTCCTGGTCTTTCGACGGCCGGCGCATCGCGTTTACCCTCATCGGCTCGCGCTCCCATTACCTGGGCGTCTGGTCCGGCGGCGGCAAGCCCCAGGTCTACACCCTGCCCAGCACCAATGTGGTGAGCCCGCGCTTTCTGCCGAGCGGCCAGATCGCCGTCAGCCTGCGCGTGCACGGCAAGGCGGACATTTACCTCCTGAATGCCAACCACCAGCCCGGACGGGTACTGGCCGGCGGCCCGGGCATCAACGTCTCCCCGAGCTTCGACGCCTCGGGCCGGCTCATGGCCTTTGTCAACGACCAGGCCGGCAACCCCAACATCTACCTTCAGGATGTCGGCGGCGGCTCCCCCAGGCGCATCACCACCTCGGGCTACAACACCAACCCGTCCATAAGCCCCGACGGCAAGCTCATCGCCTTCACCAAACAGCTTGGCGGCGGTCAGAAGGTCTTCGTCCACGATATGACCACCGGCCAGGAGACCCAGGTGACCTCGGGCGGTGGTTCGGATGAAAACCCCAGCTTTTCGCCGGACGGCTACTTTATCGTGTTTTCCTCGACCCGAAGCGGCCAGAAAAAGCTCTATGTCACGACCCGGCACGGCACACCGCCGATTAAGATTCCCACCGGTGACGGCGTAGCCCAAATGCCTTGCTGGGGGCCGCTGCCGCAGTAG
- a CDS encoding phosphatidylglycerophosphatase A, with the protein MTSGDRLSLLVSGLGPIGKIPYASGTWGSAAAAIAAPALFLPLPGFWRIIVLVALFFIGSVTATRTEILLHKKDPSHVVIDELVGQWITYLPFASLPPLELAAGFLLFRAFDILKPRPVRASENWLPAGYGVMIDDVLAGIYACICLAIFHWLRS; encoded by the coding sequence ATGACCTCAGGCGACCGCCTGTCCCTGCTCGTTTCAGGGCTCGGCCCCATCGGCAAAATCCCCTACGCCTCGGGAACCTGGGGCTCGGCCGCGGCCGCCATCGCCGCACCTGCCCTCTTCCTGCCGCTGCCCGGCTTCTGGCGCATCATCGTCCTCGTCGCCCTGTTTTTTATCGGCAGCGTCACCGCCACCCGAACCGAAATCCTGCTCCACAAAAAAGACCCCAGCCACGTGGTCATCGACGAACTCGTCGGCCAGTGGATCACCTACCTGCCCTTCGCCAGCCTGCCGCCACTGGAACTGGCCGCCGGATTCCTCCTCTTCCGCGCCTTCGATATCCTCAAGCCGCGCCCCGTGCGCGCCTCCGAAAACTGGCTGCCCGCCGGCTACGGCGTCATGATCGACGACGTGCTGGCCGGCATCTACGCCTGCATCTGCCTCGCCATCTTTCACTGGCTCCGGTCGTAA